Genomic window (Bacillus vallismortis):
CTTCAGAAGAAATGGCAGCCCGGAAACAGAAGAGCAGGCGATGAAGACACTTTCATATTTCGATATTATGAATCTTGCTGACCGAGTAAAGGTGCCTGTCCTGATGTCGATCGGCCTGATTGACAAGGTCACCCCGCCGTCCACCGTGTTTGCCGCCTACAATCACTTGGAGACAGAGAAAGAGCTGAAGGTGTACCGCTACTTCGGGCATGAATATATCCCTGCCTTTCAAACGGAAAAACTTGCTTTCTTTAAGCAGCATCTGAAAGGCTGATAAATATGAAAAGCCGCCGCACATCATCAGGCGGTTTTTTTCTGCAAACTGCCGGAATGAAACCAGACTGGAGACGAATAGATATGAAACAAAGGATCATTGATGAATTAAAACGAATCGAGCTGTCATACGGAGTCAAAATCGTATATGCCGTTGAATCAGGAAGCCGCGCTTGGGGATTCCCGTCTCAGGACAGTGATTACGATGTCCGCTTTATTTATGTGCCGAAAAAGGAATGGTATTTTTCAATTGAGCAGGAGCGTGATGTCATTGAGGAACCGATTCACGATTTGCTGGATATCAGCGGCTGGGAGCTGAGAAAGACGCTGCGCCTCTTCAAAAAATCAAACCCGCCGCTCCTTGAATGGCTGTCCTCAGACATTGTGTATTACGAAGCATTTACAACCGCAGAGAAGCTAAGAAAGCTGCGGACGGAGGCGTTTAAGCCCGAAGCAAGCGTGTATCACTATATCAATATGGCGAGAAGGAACGTCAAGGATTACCTTCAAGGGCAAGAGGTGAAAATCAAAA
Coding sequences:
- a CDS encoding nucleotidyltransferase domain-containing protein; its protein translation is MKQRIIDELKRIELSYGVKIVYAVESGSRAWGFPSQDSDYDVRFIYVPKKEWYFSIEQERDVIEEPIHDLLDISGWELRKTLRLFKKSNPPLLEWLSSDIVYYEAFTTAEKLRKLRTEAFKPEASVYHYINMARRNVKDYLQGQEVKIKKYFYVLRPILACKWIEKHGTIPPMDFTVLMNELVTDSELKAEMETLLERKRRGEELDLEARIHVIHQFIETEIERIMEAAKTLKAEQKDMTPELNRLLLNTVEEVWKDGGS